Proteins encoded by one window of Antechinus flavipes isolate AdamAnt ecotype Samford, QLD, Australia chromosome 4, AdamAnt_v2, whole genome shotgun sequence:
- the C4H2orf72 gene encoding uncharacterized protein C2orf72 homolog, with amino-acid sequence MEPGAAAAAGPGDLLQALLEGAGGRGRVLLVAELWEREQSRSLMRDFARHVFPEPREEEEEEAAAARAPGRGPPERAICSPLVFVLCREASLRAPEPRLRLREILRDVRARRRRRPRWRPRWRPPPWGPSGDCGGGGGAALVGVLVEEPGDGRGENQGAEEGSGAEAMHLLEALLRSVFGRDAGGPVQAACYCPARPDSAADVQNAACRALRAAAGQRPPEGMRERLGFQRLLRCLSWSSWSRRKGRANSPTDSPEEDGFQNPSEELALTVLSPNGHCEDIEGRIGA; translated from the exons ATGGAgccgggggcggcggcggcggccgggCCCGGGGACCTGCTGCAGGCCCTGCTGGAGGGCGCGGGGGGCCGCGGCCGGGTGCTGCTGGTGGCCGAGCTCTGGGAGCGGGAGCAGAGCCGCAGCCTCATGAGGGACTTCGCCCGCCACGTCTTCCCGGAGCCgcgggaggaagaggaggagga GGCGGCCGCAGCGCGGGCTCCCGGCCGCGGGCCTCCGGAGCGAGCCATCTGCTCCCCACTCGTGTTCGTGCTGTGCCGAGAAGCTTCCCTGCGGGCCCCGGAGCCGCGCCTGCGCCTGCGGGAGATCCTGCGGGACGTGCGCGCCCGGAGGCGGCGGCGGCCTCGTTGGCGGCCTAGATGGCGGCCCCCGCCTTGGGGGCCCTCGGGGGACTGCGGCGGAGGGGGCGGCGCAGCGCTGGTCGGGGTGCTGGTGGAAGAGCCTGGCGACGGCCGCGGCGAGAACCAAGGCGCGGAGGAGGGAAGCGGAGCCGAGGCCATGCACCTGCTGGAGGCGCTGCTGCGCTCCGTATTCGGCCGGGACGCGGGCGGCCCGGTGCAGGCTGCCTGCTACTGCCCCGCGCGCCCGGACAGCGCCGCCGACGTGCAGAACGCAGCCTGCCGGGCCCTGCGAGCAGCCGCCGGCCAGCGGCCGCCAG AGGGGATGCGAGAGAGGCTGGGATTCCAGAGGCTGCTAAGATGCCTTTCCTGGTCATCGTGGAGCAGGAGGAAGGGCCGGGCTAACAGCCCCACCGACAGCCCAGAGGAGG ATGGTTTCCAGAACCCCTCAGAAGAGCTGGCACTGACAGTTCTATCTCCCAATGGACACTGTGAGGACATCGAGGGAAGGATAGGAGCCTAA